A region from the Arcobacter sp. LA11 genome encodes:
- a CDS encoding ABC transporter permease — MKNKINIYLIEYAINSLLRQKYKNIFILIVFTFLTSLLTSIFFISNSIKHELNSTLKSLPEITVQKLKAGRHHSINTQIVDDIINIAGVEDAIPRVWGYYYFANAGVNFSVVGIDEFENQYKDSLNKIIKENDFSKAEENSSMIVGTGVKKILDENYYSEYFNFIRPDGTIKPVNIGGVFKSNLQLESNDIILLPKETALDIFAMQEDMATDIIVKVSNPEEIFTIASKIKLMYPDTRVITNKELEISYQNIFDYKGGMFLALFIVSIFTFFIIIYDKVSGLSSEEKKEIGILKAIGWKVEDVLKEKFYESFIISFIAYTFGILISFTFVYIFQAPLLRNIFTGYSQLKTSFELPFVFDFNTLFLVFFLSVPIYIAATIIPSWKSATIETDKVIR; from the coding sequence ATGAAAAATAAAATAAATATCTATTTAATAGAATATGCTATAAATTCCCTACTAAGACAAAAATATAAAAATATATTTATCCTAATAGTTTTTACATTTTTAACTTCACTTTTAACTTCAATATTTTTTATCTCAAACTCTATAAAACATGAGTTGAATTCAACACTTAAATCACTTCCAGAAATAACAGTACAAAAGTTAAAAGCAGGAAGACATCACAGTATAAATACTCAAATAGTTGATGATATTATAAATATTGCAGGAGTTGAAGATGCAATTCCAAGAGTTTGGGGATATTATTATTTTGCAAATGCAGGAGTAAATTTTTCTGTTGTAGGTATTGATGAGTTTGAGAACCAATACAAAGACTCTTTAAATAAAATTATAAAAGAGAATGATTTTTCAAAAGCAGAAGAAAACTCATCTATGATTGTAGGAACTGGGGTAAAGAAGATACTTGATGAAAATTATTATAGTGAATACTTCAACTTTATACGTCCTGATGGAACTATAAAACCAGTAAATATTGGTGGAGTTTTTAAAAGCAATCTACAACTAGAATCAAATGATATCATCCTACTTCCAAAAGAAACTGCCTTAGATATTTTTGCAATGCAAGAAGATATGGCTACTGATATTATAGTAAAAGTATCAAACCCAGAAGAGATATTTACAATTGCTTCAAAAATCAAACTTATGTATCCAGATACTAGAGTTATTACAAATAAAGAATTAGAAATAAGTTATCAAAATATTTTTGATTATAAAGGTGGTATGTTCTTAGCACTATTTATAGTCTCTATCTTTACTTTTTTTATAATCATTTACGATAAAGTAAGTGGTTTAAGCTCTGAAGAGAAAAAAGAGATTGGTATCTTAAAAGCAATTGGTTGGAAAGTTGAAGATGTTTTAAAAGAGAAGTTTTATGAAAGTTTTATTATCTCTTTTATCGCTTATACTTTTGGAATATTGATTTCATTTACTTTTGTATATATTTTCCAAGCTCCACTTTTAAGAAATATTTTTACTGGATATTCACAATTAAAGACTTCTTTTGAACTTCCATTTGTATTTGATTTTAATACTCTGTTTTTAGTGTTTTTCCTAAGTGTTCCTATTTATATTGCAGCAACTATTATTCCATCATGGAAAAGTGCGACTATTGAGACAGATAAGGTGATTAGATAA
- a CDS encoding ABC transporter ATP-binding protein — translation MIELKNLTKIFEVNKNNKTTALKDLSLNIKEGELVVIKGASGSGKSTVLSLIASLSKPTNGEVIVDEKRVSKLPDNFASLYRREHIGFIFQKYNLIPTISVKENILLPLIPQNPDEKEATELLERVMKRFKIEHKKDNIVKNLSGGEQQRVAIARSQINNPKIIIADEPTANLDKELSLHFIEILRELKSSNKTIIVATHDPLFFELDFVDRVIELSNGELVK, via the coding sequence ATGATAGAACTAAAAAACCTAACAAAGATTTTTGAAGTAAATAAAAACAATAAAACAACAGCACTAAAAGATTTAAGTCTAAATATAAAAGAAGGTGAGTTAGTTGTTATAAAAGGTGCAAGTGGTAGTGGTAAAAGTACAGTTCTTTCACTTATTGCAAGTTTATCAAAACCAACAAATGGTGAAGTTATAGTTGACGAAAAAAGAGTTTCAAAACTTCCTGATAATTTTGCATCTTTATATAGAAGAGAACATATAGGATTCATTTTTCAAAAATACAATCTAATTCCTACAATAAGCGTAAAAGAAAATATTTTACTTCCACTTATTCCTCAAAACCCTGATGAAAAAGAAGCAACAGAACTTTTAGAAAGAGTTATGAAAAGATTTAAAATTGAACACAAAAAAGATAATATAGTAAAAAATCTTTCAGGTGGAGAGCAACAAAGAGTTGCAATAGCAAGAAGTCAAATAAACAATCCAAAAATCATAATAGCAGATGAACCAACAGCAAATTTAGATAAAGAACTCTCTTTACACTTCATCGAAATTTTAAGAGAATTAAAATCTTCAAATAAAACAATCATTGTAGCAACTCACGACCCACTATTTTTTGAACTAGATTTTGTTGATAGAGTTATTGAACTTTCAAATGGAGAACTTGTAAAATGA
- a CDS encoding ABC transporter permease, with product MKNLALIAYLDLKESLRAKWFLVYSLVFGGMIALFFIAGVTQSQVMGFSGLSRLLLMYIQVTIVILPIFILITTVRSISGDRDTHILEYMLSFPISLKQYYWGKILGRFITVFLPVFFAMVIAIVYGASIGASIPWDIFFLYTGLLFSLSSAFLGIAFFISSFVKTSEVALGISFFIWIFLLAFIDIALISLMMQNRFSEGFIISIALLNPMEIFRVAAISLFDPSLTVMGPVAYYILDTLKQTTFVLFSILYPLVLGLAFAFLGYAIFSKKDLV from the coding sequence ATGAAAAACCTGGCGTTAATTGCTTATTTAGATTTAAAAGAATCACTTAGAGCAAAATGGTTTCTTGTTTATTCGTTAGTTTTTGGTGGAATGATTGCACTATTTTTTATTGCAGGAGTTACACAATCACAAGTTATGGGATTTAGTGGATTAAGTAGATTATTACTTATGTATATCCAAGTTACTATTGTTATCCTACCAATATTCATACTTATTACAACTGTTCGTTCAATATCAGGAGATAGGGATACTCATATTTTAGAATATATGTTATCTTTTCCAATATCTTTAAAACAATATTATTGGGGTAAAATTTTAGGAAGATTTATTACTGTATTTTTACCTGTATTTTTTGCAATGGTTATTGCTATTGTTTATGGAGCTTCTATTGGGGCTTCTATTCCTTGGGATATTTTCTTTTTATATACAGGATTACTATTTTCACTTTCATCAGCATTTTTAGGAATTGCATTTTTTATATCATCATTTGTTAAAACAAGTGAAGTTGCACTTGGTATTTCATTTTTTATCTGGATTTTTCTTTTAGCATTTATTGATATTGCACTCATTTCTCTTATGATGCAAAATAGATTTAGTGAAGGCTTTATTATTAGTATCGCGTTATTAAACCCAATGGAAATTTTTAGAGTTGCAGCGATTTCTCTTTTTGATCCATCACTTACAGTTATGGGACCTGTTGCATATTATATTTTAGATACACTAAAACAAACTACATTTGTTTTATTCTCAATTTTATACCCACTTGTTTTAGGTTTAGCTTTTGCATTTTTAGGTTATGCAATATTCTCTAAAAAAGATTTAGTTTAA
- a CDS encoding nitrous oxide reductase accessory protein NosL, giving the protein MLTSKKFSLFILSTCLASTLTLSASEAYTMNYDENTRGLVRKMQIQKDPSWAAKIVNKNSKEFYFSSPKSMLEFYYNPEKWPSANTKNANELKHVIVTDYKTLKPIDAKYAFYVYGSNKISLAGDDLPAFENIADAKNFSENNNGTKILSFKELSNGLIQLLNGDI; this is encoded by the coding sequence ATGTTAACAAGTAAAAAATTCTCACTATTTATATTATCTACATGTCTTGCTTCAACATTGACTCTAAGTGCAAGCGAAGCTTATACTATGAATTATGATGAAAATACAAGAGGTTTAGTTAGAAAAATGCAAATACAAAAAGACCCATCATGGGCAGCAAAAATTGTAAATAAAAATTCAAAAGAGTTTTATTTTTCAAGTCCTAAATCAATGTTAGAATTTTATTATAATCCAGAAAAATGGCCATCTGCAAATACAAAAAATGCAAATGAATTAAAACATGTTATAGTTACAGATTATAAAACCTTAAAGCCTATTGATGCAAAATATGCTTTCTATGTATATGGAAGTAATAAAATTTCTCTAGCAGGAGATGACTTACCTGCTTTTGAAAATATAGCAGATGCTAAAAACTTCTCAGAAAATAATAATGGAACTAAAATATTAAGTTTCAAAGAGTTAAGTAATGGCTTAATTCAATTACTAAATGGTGATATTTAA
- the nosZ gene encoding Sec-dependent nitrous-oxide reductase: MKKTHSKLSSLVLGTALTASVASGATGELAKVMKERGLSEIDVIRAAKTYNPTGVKDKYVIFSSGGQSGQVIVYGVPSMRILKYIGVFTPEPWQGYGYDKDSLAILRQGNVRGKEINWGDTHHPAISEKDGKYDGRWLAINDKANPRIAVIDLEDFETKQIVPNPVFKSNHGGAFFTPNSEYIIEASQYAAPFDNGYHPIEEYKETYRGGVTMWKFNHEKGRIQPKDSYTIEMPPYHQDLSDAGKGVSYGWGFTNSFNTEMYTGGIEVGNPPNEAGMSRNDTDFLHVYNWKKLAEVAKDPKNVKVINGHNVIPMDVAVKNNALFLIPEPKSPHGVDVSPDGKYMIVCGKLDTHASVYSFEKIKKQIDNKEFVGKDPYGIPILDMKKSLHGQLELGLGPLHTQYSPVDGQVYTSLYVDSQVVKWNYKDLKVLDKENVHYNIGHLAGMEGKTSDPQGEYIIALNKLAIDRFQNVGPLHPQNHQLIDISGKTMDLLVDMPLPLGEPHQAVGIRASKLHPHVRYKMGTNSKTGEIHEGKTLAGQERVVRDGNHVTVYATLVRSHINPERLTVNKGDLVTFHMTNLERAQDETHGFTIGGFDQHASLEPGETTTMEFVADIEGVFPYYCTEFCSALHLEMMGYMMVKDPEKKYVSAQKMKMKTMTPEELKAEYDKAVAVNAATDAVIQSVVKFLKANGFDKHKVVADLVTDAFDQYGQIPAEKKKSDAALKAGDIEKAVLHEGMIWQLMVKTADVGIRAKDTLVTKIATKQSASAARGATAFAEGGCNGCHVIGKVSSGPDLTGVLQRHENGVDWVSKFILEPETMYDDPYVKGMIDYFKMKMPNQGMTKEETKDIIEYLKWIDENANLF, translated from the coding sequence ATGAAAAAAACACATAGTAAACTTTCTTCATTAGTTCTAGGAACAGCTTTAACTGCTTCTGTTGCATCTGGTGCAACAGGAGAATTAGCTAAAGTAATGAAAGAAAGAGGCCTATCTGAGATTGATGTAATCAGAGCAGCTAAAACTTATAACCCTACTGGTGTAAAAGACAAATATGTTATATTTTCTTCTGGTGGACAATCTGGACAAGTAATTGTTTATGGTGTTCCGTCAATGAGAATTTTAAAATACATTGGTGTATTTACTCCAGAACCATGGCAAGGTTATGGTTATGATAAAGACTCTTTAGCAATCTTAAGACAAGGTAATGTAAGAGGAAAAGAGATTAACTGGGGTGATACTCACCATCCAGCTATTTCAGAAAAAGATGGTAAATATGATGGTAGATGGTTAGCGATTAATGATAAAGCTAATCCAAGAATTGCAGTAATTGATTTAGAAGATTTTGAAACAAAACAAATTGTTCCAAATCCAGTATTTAAATCAAATCACGGTGGTGCTTTCTTTACTCCAAATTCAGAGTATATTATTGAAGCATCTCAATATGCAGCACCATTTGACAATGGATATCACCCAATCGAAGAGTACAAAGAGACTTATAGAGGTGGGGTTACAATGTGGAAATTCAACCATGAAAAAGGTAGAATTCAACCTAAAGACTCTTATACAATCGAAATGCCTCCATACCACCAGGATTTATCTGATGCTGGTAAAGGTGTAAGTTATGGTTGGGGATTTACAAACTCATTTAATACAGAAATGTATACAGGTGGGATTGAAGTAGGTAATCCACCAAATGAAGCTGGTATGTCAAGAAATGATACTGACTTCTTACATGTATATAACTGGAAAAAACTTGCAGAAGTTGCAAAAGATCCAAAAAATGTAAAAGTTATTAACGGACATAACGTTATTCCAATGGATGTTGCAGTTAAAAACAATGCATTATTCTTAATTCCAGAACCAAAATCACCTCACGGTGTTGATGTTTCTCCTGATGGGAAATATATGATTGTTTGTGGTAAATTAGATACTCACGCATCTGTTTACTCTTTTGAGAAAATCAAAAAACAAATTGATAACAAAGAATTCGTTGGAAAAGATCCATACGGTATTCCAATTTTAGATATGAAAAAATCTTTACATGGACAATTAGAGTTGGGTCTTGGCCCTCTACATACTCAATATTCTCCAGTAGACGGACAAGTTTATACTTCTTTATATGTTGATTCACAAGTTGTTAAGTGGAACTACAAAGACTTAAAAGTTTTAGATAAAGAAAATGTACACTATAACATTGGTCACTTAGCTGGTATGGAAGGTAAAACTTCTGATCCTCAAGGTGAGTATATCATTGCATTAAATAAACTTGCAATTGATAGATTCCAAAATGTTGGTCCTTTACATCCACAAAATCACCAGTTAATTGATATTTCTGGTAAAACTATGGATTTATTAGTTGATATGCCTCTACCTCTAGGTGAACCTCACCAAGCTGTTGGTATTAGAGCATCTAAGTTACACCCACACGTAAGATATAAAATGGGTACAAACTCTAAAACTGGTGAAATTCATGAAGGTAAAACACTTGCAGGTCAAGAAAGAGTTGTAAGAGATGGAAACCATGTAACAGTTTATGCTACATTAGTTAGATCTCACATCAATCCAGAAAGACTTACAGTTAATAAAGGTGACTTAGTTACTTTCCATATGACAAACCTTGAGAGAGCTCAAGATGAGACTCATGGATTTACAATCGGTGGATTTGATCAACATGCATCATTAGAACCAGGTGAAACTACTACTATGGAATTTGTTGCAGATATTGAGGGTGTTTTCCCTTACTATTGTACTGAATTCTGTTCAGCTCTTCACTTAGAGATGATGGGATATATGATGGTTAAAGATCCTGAGAAAAAATATGTAAGTGCACAAAAAATGAAAATGAAAACTATGACGCCAGAGGAATTAAAAGCTGAATATGACAAAGCTGTTGCAGTAAATGCTGCTACAGATGCTGTTATCCAATCAGTTGTTAAATTCTTAAAAGCAAATGGTTTTGATAAACATAAAGTTGTTGCAGATTTAGTTACAGATGCATTTGACCAATATGGACAAATTCCAGCTGAAAAGAAAAAATCTGATGCAGCATTAAAAGCTGGAGACATTGAAAAAGCTGTTCTTCATGAAGGTATGATTTGGCAATTAATGGTTAAAACTGCTGACGTTGGAATTAGAGCAAAAGATACTTTAGTTACAAAAATCGCTACTAAACAAAGTGCATCTGCAGCAAGAGGTGCTACGGCATTTGCTGAAGGTGGTTGTAATGGTTGTCACGTAATCGGAAAAGTTTCATCAGGTCCTGATTTAACTGGTGTATTACAAAGACATGAAAATGGTGTAGATTGGGTAAGTAAATTCATTCTTGAGCCAGAAACTATGTACGATGACCCATACGTTAAAGGTATGATTGATTACTTTAAAATGAAAATGCCTAACCAAGGTATGACAAAAGAAGAAACAAAAGATATCATTGAATATCTTAAATGGATTGACGAAAACGCTAACCTTTTCTAA
- a CDS encoding cytochrome C, with protein MHTSFIKAKIFASLALIIMTLAFTLPMITFHGTLNKIHEGKTDEISPLAIKTWNFYNQGRYKSTTTPKEAHNDLEQMIETSSEIGVASLPIWSCSLEAPNYPKKAFPQGIPVFFHFDGFSGEVHEMNTINHYVGMDPMWRGGVIEREIGIYALLGLSLFMIFFILYNKKILTYIMIIPASLPLLFIADYSYWLYWFGHNLHDWGAFKIKPFMPTVFGNGKIAQFTTHSYPTIGFYLLLAIGLLSLLAILAKNKAMKETDTE; from the coding sequence ATGCATACAAGTTTTATAAAAGCAAAAATATTTGCTTCACTTGCATTAATTATTATGACTCTTGCTTTTACGCTACCTATGATTACTTTTCATGGGACATTAAACAAGATACATGAAGGTAAAACTGATGAGATTTCTCCTCTTGCAATAAAGACTTGGAATTTTTACAATCAAGGAAGATATAAAAGTACAACTACTCCTAAAGAAGCACACAATGATTTAGAGCAAATGATTGAAACTTCTTCAGAGATTGGTGTTGCATCACTTCCAATTTGGTCTTGTTCATTAGAAGCACCAAATTATCCAAAAAAAGCATTCCCACAAGGTATTCCAGTATTTTTCCATTTTGATGGATTCTCAGGAGAAGTACATGAAATGAATACAATTAATCACTATGTTGGAATGGATCCAATGTGGAGAGGTGGAGTTATAGAAAGAGAAATTGGTATTTATGCCTTATTAGGGCTTTCTTTATTTATGATTTTCTTTATTCTTTACAATAAAAAAATATTAACATATATAATGATAATACCAGCTTCATTACCTCTACTATTTATTGCTGATTATTCTTATTGGCTTTATTGGTTTGGGCATAACCTCCATGATTGGGGTGCATTCAAAATAAAACCATTTATGCCAACAGTATTTGGTAATGGAAAAATTGCACAATTTACTACTCACTCATACCCAACTATTGGTTTTTACCTATTATTAGCAATTGGACTATTAAGTTTATTAGCAATATTAGCTAAAAATAAAGCAATGAAAGAAACGGATACAGAATAA
- a CDS encoding nitrous oxide reductase family maturation protein NosD translates to MIKLLTVLSLLFFNFLHANLLQDTIDKAPEGSILKLPKGVYKGSIVINKPLSIIGKEDGVIIDGEGTGTVVEIKSPFVTIKNLTITGSGDRHENIDAGIKISDSKQSEISNCIIKDSLFGIDVAMTNNSIISNNYITSKDLDLGLRGDGLRLWYSNDNIVKKNKVIKSRDMVIWYSHGNEISENFGEYNRYSLHFMYAGKNFVRDNTYQYNSVGIFFMYSKDTIATGNTVKSSLGATGMGIGLKDVSNFTLKNNTVIYNAQGIYIDRSPFEPDTKNWVEDNQVLYNSEAIHFHSLSENNVIKGNTILGNIEDIVNDSRGAKTDENEIEGNYWDNYEGFDKNADNIGDTPHKVYQYADQLWMYNKDVKFFYGSPVISLLNFLAKLAPFSEPVFLMQDAKPKLKM, encoded by the coding sequence ATGATTAAATTATTAACAGTTCTTAGTCTTTTATTTTTTAATTTCTTGCATGCAAATTTATTGCAAGATACAATTGATAAAGCACCAGAAGGATCAATTCTTAAACTTCCAAAAGGAGTTTATAAAGGCTCTATTGTAATAAATAAGCCTTTATCAATTATTGGAAAAGAAGATGGTGTTATTATTGATGGAGAAGGCACAGGAACTGTAGTTGAAATAAAAAGTCCATTTGTAACAATTAAAAATCTTACGATTACAGGAAGTGGAGATAGACACGAAAACATTGATGCAGGAATTAAAATTTCTGATTCGAAACAGTCTGAAATTTCTAATTGTATTATAAAAGATTCACTTTTTGGTATTGATGTTGCAATGACTAATAATTCTATAATATCAAATAATTACATTACCTCAAAAGACTTAGACTTAGGACTAAGAGGTGATGGACTAAGACTTTGGTACTCAAATGACAATATTGTAAAAAAGAATAAAGTAATAAAATCAAGAGATATGGTTATATGGTATTCACATGGAAATGAAATTTCAGAAAACTTTGGTGAATACAACAGATACTCTTTACACTTTATGTATGCAGGTAAAAACTTTGTTAGAGATAATACTTACCAATACAATTCTGTAGGTATATTTTTTATGTATAGTAAAGACACTATAGCAACAGGTAATACTGTAAAAAGTTCTTTAGGAGCTACAGGTATGGGTATAGGATTAAAAGATGTATCCAACTTTACACTTAAAAACAATACTGTTATTTATAATGCACAAGGAATATATATAGATAGATCACCATTTGAACCTGATACAAAAAACTGGGTTGAAGATAACCAAGTTTTATATAACTCAGAAGCTATCCATTTTCACTCATTAAGTGAAAACAATGTAATCAAAGGAAATACTATCTTAGGAAATATTGAAGATATTGTAAATGATAGTAGAGGTGCAAAAACTGATGAAAATGAAATAGAAGGTAATTATTGGGACAACTATGAAGGCTTCGATAAGAATGCTGATAATATTGGAGACACTCCACATAAAGTTTATCAATATGCAGACCAACTTTGGATGTACAATAAAGATGTAAAATTCTTTTACGGTTCACCTGTAATTTCTTTACTAAATTTTCTTGCAAAACTAGCTCCATTTAGTGAGCCAGTATTTTTAATGCAAGATGCAAAACCAAAATTAAAGATGTAA
- a CDS encoding 4Fe-4S dicluster domain-containing protein — protein sequence MAKIKNERRDFIKFSTLGILAVALGGGVVISPYALQAEMRLRPPGAVSEKEFLALCIKCGQCLQVCPYHSIKLADMAKGHGIGTPYIDARDRGCYACNAVPCVLACPSGALDHDCEKPEDIKMGIAVLEFPNKCIAMTNTPVPKGHSKRIHDFTNAQRNVTQLERDVLEKLDAFEGKQCTICADMCPIPNPLSAISMIRDGSGKKPEVYEGCIGCGVCEELCPANEAAIVIKPRLSYEDYYVKGIKS from the coding sequence ATGGCAAAAATTAAAAATGAAAGAAGAGACTTTATTAAATTCTCTACACTGGGAATACTTGCTGTAGCTCTTGGTGGCGGAGTCGTAATAAGTCCTTATGCTTTACAAGCAGAAATGAGACTAAGACCTCCTGGTGCAGTTTCTGAAAAGGAATTTTTAGCACTATGTATCAAGTGTGGGCAATGTTTACAAGTATGTCCATATCATTCAATAAAACTTGCAGATATGGCAAAAGGTCATGGTATAGGAACTCCATATATTGATGCAAGAGATAGAGGTTGCTATGCCTGTAATGCTGTTCCATGTGTACTAGCCTGTCCAAGTGGAGCATTAGATCATGATTGTGAAAAACCAGAAGATATTAAAATGGGTATTGCAGTTTTAGAATTTCCAAACAAATGTATTGCTATGACAAACACTCCTGTTCCAAAAGGACATAGTAAAAGAATTCATGACTTTACAAATGCACAAAGAAATGTAACTCAACTTGAAAGAGATGTATTGGAAAAACTTGATGCCTTTGAAGGCAAACAATGTACAATATGTGCTGATATGTGTCCTATTCCAAATCCTTTAAGTGCTATATCTATGATTAGAGATGGAAGTGGTAAAAAACCAGAAGTTTATGAAGGATGTATCGGATGTGGTGTTTGTGAAGAGTTATGTCCAGCAAACGAAGCAGCAATTGTTATAAAACCAAGATTATCGTATGAAGATTATTATGTTAAAGGAATTAAATCGTGA
- a CDS encoding c-type cytochrome, protein MKNIIAIISTVIVVGLMAYTFSNGRAFQGGEAAKFFGDIKVDNNAQVNSQPAENENLEDDKIRALRDKAGNNSSFQVSNAYKSKCASCHGVDGSGLQNGKKLMGPGLIGQSEEKLYTDLVEFKAGRKENLIMKGLLINLSDEDLKEYAKEISQFKARRDALEK, encoded by the coding sequence ATGAAAAATATAATAGCTATAATCTCAACAGTAATAGTAGTAGGATTGATGGCTTATACGTTTAGTAACGGAAGAGCTTTTCAAGGTGGCGAAGCAGCTAAATTTTTTGGAGATATTAAAGTAGATAATAATGCTCAAGTGAACTCTCAACCAGCAGAAAATGAAAATCTTGAAGATGATAAAATTAGAGCCTTAAGAGATAAAGCTGGAAATAACAGTTCATTCCAAGTAAGTAATGCTTACAAAAGTAAATGTGCTTCTTGTCACGGTGTAGATGGTTCAGGATTACAAAATGGTAAAAAACTTATGGGACCAGGATTAATTGGACAATCAGAAGAGAAGTTATATACAGATTTAGTTGAATTTAAAGCAGGAAGAAAAGAAAATCTAATTATGAAAGGTTTATTAATAAACTTATCTGATGAAGATTTAAAAGAGTATGCAAAAGAAATTTCACAATTCAAAGCTAGAAGAGATGCTTTAGAAAAATAG
- a CDS encoding NapH/MauN family ferredoxin-type protein — protein MDKWNSRATIKNTTFFSTFFDKTKEGKSYFSYRMKRWIVIIAIHLLFFLSFAIDIQTLEGTLNGSRFLGFHLIDPFTTIQLYLATYHMPINIVIGTATIVIFYLLIGGRTYCSWVCPYGLLSEIAEKIHNNLVAKKIIKERKFDHRIRHIFWIMFVVMAITSGYLVFETFNVVGILSRFIAYGWSLALSWVLIVFLIEVFFARRAWCTYLCPIGTTYGYIGKASALRVQWNDNCDHCMVCHDVCFENQVLELTKAKYDEERTEKGIKTQYVTGADCTLCGRCIDVCHADALKFDFRLKGLV, from the coding sequence ATGGATAAATGGAATTCACGAGCAACAATAAAAAATACAACATTTTTCTCAACATTTTTTGATAAAACAAAAGAAGGGAAATCATATTTTTCGTATAGAATGAAAAGATGGATTGTTATTATAGCAATTCATTTATTATTCTTTTTATCATTTGCTATTGATATTCAGACATTAGAAGGAACTTTAAATGGTTCAAGATTTTTAGGTTTTCACTTAATTGACCCATTTACAACTATTCAATTGTATCTAGCAACATATCACATGCCAATTAATATTGTTATTGGTACAGCAACAATTGTAATATTTTATCTACTCATTGGAGGTAGAACTTACTGTTCTTGGGTTTGTCCTTATGGATTATTAAGTGAAATTGCAGAAAAAATTCACAATAATCTAGTTGCAAAAAAGATAATAAAAGAGAGAAAATTTGATCACAGAATAAGACATATTTTTTGGATTATGTTTGTTGTAATGGCAATCACAAGTGGCTATTTAGTTTTTGAAACATTTAATGTAGTAGGTATTTTAAGTAGATTTATTGCTTATGGTTGGAGTTTAGCTTTATCTTGGGTTTTAATAGTTTTTTTAATAGAAGTATTTTTTGCAAGACGAGCTTGGTGTACATATCTTTGTCCTATAGGAACTACCTATGGTTATATAGGAAAAGCAAGTGCACTTAGAGTACAATGGAATGATAATTGTGACCACTGTATGGTTTGTCATGATGTATGTTTTGAAAATCAAGTATTAGAACTTACAAAAGCAAAATATGATGAAGAAAGAACAGAAAAAGGTATAAAAACACAATATGTAACAGGTGCTGACTGTACTTTATGTGGAAGATGCATAGATGTGTGTCATGCAGATGCACTAAAATTTGATTTTAGATTAAAAGGTTTAGTATAA
- a CDS encoding ABC transporter ATP-binding protein has translation MIQVSNLTKKFGAHVSLDDVSVKFEKNNYVALMGPNGAGKTTLIRSIMGYYHPNEGEVLIDGLNPVKERTKVLDNISFVPQLPPPIKLSLNELMQYVQTSSNVEKDLIMHYANEMKLDIKNNLNKSFFKLSGGMKQKMLIAISLAKKSEIIIYDEPTANLDPKARDDFYRLLEENEKEKISLFVTHRLDEVKDIVNRQIYMDLGKIISDDRI, from the coding sequence ATGATACAAGTTTCAAATTTAACAAAAAAATTTGGCGCTCACGTTTCTTTAGATGATGTAAGTGTTAAGTTTGAAAAAAACAATTATGTAGCTTTGATGGGACCAAATGGAGCAGGTAAAACAACCCTTATTAGGTCTATTATGGGATATTATCATCCAAATGAAGGTGAAGTATTAATTGATGGATTAAATCCGGTTAAAGAGAGAACAAAAGTTTTAGATAACATCTCTTTTGTACCTCAATTACCACCTCCAATTAAACTTAGTCTTAATGAACTAATGCAGTATGTTCAAACTAGTTCAAATGTTGAAAAAGATTTAATTATGCATTATGCAAATGAAATGAAACTTGATATTAAAAATAATCTGAATAAATCATTCTTCAAACTGTCTGGAGGAATGAAACAAAAAATGCTTATTGCCATTTCTTTAGCAAAAAAGAGTGAAATTATAATTTATGATGAACCAACTGCGAACTTAGATCCAAAAGCTAGAGATGATTTTTATAGACTTTTAGAAGAGAACGAAAAAGAGAAAATATCTCTATTTGTAACTCATAGATTGGACGAAGTAAAAGATATAGTAAATAGACAAATATATATGGATTTAGGAAAAATTATATCTGACGATAGAATATAA